The following are encoded together in the Bos taurus isolate L1 Dominette 01449 registration number 42190680 breed Hereford chromosome 10, ARS-UCD2.0, whole genome shotgun sequence genome:
- the CALM1 gene encoding calmodulin-1 isoform X3, with protein sequence MQADQLTEEQIAEFKEAFSLFDKDGDGTITTKELGTVMRSLGQNPTEAELQDMINEVDADGNGTIDFPEFLTMMARKMKDTDSEEEIREAFRVFDKDGNGYISAAELRHVMTNLGEKLTDEEVDEMIREADIDGDGQVNYEEFVQMMTAK encoded by the exons AATTCAAGGAAGCTTTCTCCCTGTTTGACAAAGACGGTGATGGCACCATCACAACCAAGGAACTTGGAACCGTCATGAGGTCGTTGGGCCAGAACCCAACAGAAGCCGAATTGCAGGACATGATCAACGAGGTGGACGCTGATG gtAATGGCACCATTGACTTCCCAGAatttttgactatgatggctagaAAAATGAAAGACACCGACAGTGAAGAGGAAATCCGCGAGGCGTTCCGAGTCTTCGATAAG GATGGCAACGGGTACATCAGCGCCGCAGAGCTGCGCCACGTCATGACGAACCTGGGGGAGAAGCTGACGGACGAGGAGGTGGACGAGATGATCAGAGAGGCGGACATCGACGGGGACGGGCAGGTCAACTACGAAG AATTcgtacagatgatgactgcaaaaTGA
- the CALM1 gene encoding calmodulin-1 produces MADQLTEEQIAEFKEAFSLFDKDGDGTITTKELGTVMRSLGQNPTEAELQDMINEVDADGNGTIDFPEFLTMMARKMKDTDSEEEIREAFRVFDKDGNGYISAAELRHVMTNLGEKLTDEEVDEMIREADIDGDGQVNYEEFVQMMTAK; encoded by the exons AATTCAAGGAAGCTTTCTCCCTGTTTGACAAAGACGGTGATGGCACCATCACAACCAAGGAACTTGGAACCGTCATGAGGTCGTTGGGCCAGAACCCAACAGAAGCCGAATTGCAGGACATGATCAACGAGGTGGACGCTGATG gtAATGGCACCATTGACTTCCCAGAatttttgactatgatggctagaAAAATGAAAGACACCGACAGTGAAGAGGAAATCCGCGAGGCGTTCCGAGTCTTCGATAAG GATGGCAACGGGTACATCAGCGCCGCAGAGCTGCGCCACGTCATGACGAACCTGGGGGAGAAGCTGACGGACGAGGAGGTGGACGAGATGATCAGAGAGGCGGACATCGACGGGGACGGGCAGGTCAACTACGAAG AATTcgtacagatgatgactgcaaaaTGA